The Alkalilimnicola sp. S0819 genome includes a region encoding these proteins:
- a CDS encoding multidrug effflux MFS transporter has product MLKLRSTPTTLMLAAAVAIGPLALDLYLPAMPAIGEALGVGADKVQLTLSVYVLGFALAQILVGPLSDRYGRKPVLVGGLLLFTGASVLATFAQSIETLLLARLLQAVGGAAPPVLGRAAVRDIYGPLEAARILAYMGLIFSLAPALAPIIGGQLLIFFDWPSNFAALAVYGGALALLLFTSLPETLAPEHRQSIAPTEILRNYRTLCGNRLYLGYTLINAAGFAAMFAFISGSSFVLIEFLGIPAHHYGYYFMLGVFGFMVGSFIAGRNTRRLGIDRLLLLAGLLTAGGGALMLTFALGGDYSALTVVGPQVIIMIGAGIIAPQAMAGLMGPFPHMAGSASALAGFLQMVIAALAGSAVGFWHDGTPLSMAAVSCVAGCSALLLYLGVVQPVRRAQQRRAANQPPAGQVVKSC; this is encoded by the coding sequence ATGCTCAAGCTACGTTCCACGCCCACCACTCTGATGCTCGCCGCCGCCGTGGCCATAGGCCCCCTGGCACTGGATCTCTACCTTCCGGCCATGCCGGCGATCGGGGAGGCCCTGGGCGTGGGCGCGGACAAGGTGCAGCTCACCCTCAGCGTCTATGTGCTGGGCTTCGCACTGGCGCAGATCCTGGTGGGCCCGCTCTCGGACCGCTACGGACGCAAGCCGGTACTGGTGGGGGGCCTGCTGCTGTTCACCGGCGCCAGCGTGCTGGCGACCTTCGCTCAGAGCATAGAGACCCTGCTGCTTGCCCGCCTGTTGCAGGCGGTGGGCGGCGCCGCGCCCCCGGTGCTGGGCCGCGCGGCGGTGCGCGACATCTATGGCCCCCTGGAGGCGGCGCGGATACTCGCCTACATGGGGCTGATCTTCTCGCTGGCGCCGGCGCTGGCGCCCATCATCGGCGGGCAATTGCTGATCTTCTTCGACTGGCCGTCCAACTTCGCCGCGCTCGCGGTCTACGGCGGCGCGCTGGCGCTGTTGCTGTTCACCTCGCTGCCGGAGACGCTCGCCCCGGAGCACCGGCAATCCATCGCGCCGACGGAAATACTGCGCAACTACCGCACCCTGTGCGGCAACCGATTGTACCTGGGCTACACCCTGATCAATGCCGCCGGCTTCGCGGCGATGTTCGCCTTCATTTCCGGCTCTAGCTTCGTGCTGATCGAATTCCTGGGCATCCCGGCACACCACTACGGCTACTACTTCATGCTGGGTGTGTTCGGTTTCATGGTGGGCAGCTTCATCGCGGGGCGCAACACCCGCCGGCTGGGGATAGACCGGCTGCTGCTGCTCGCCGGGCTGCTCACCGCGGGCGGCGGCGCGCTGATGCTCACCTTTGCCCTGGGCGGCGACTACTCCGCCCTCACCGTGGTGGGCCCGCAGGTCATCATCATGATCGGCGCCGGCATCATCGCCCCCCAGGCCATGGCCGGGCTGATGGGTCCGTTTCCCCACATGGCCGGCTCCGCCTCGGCCCTGGCGGGTTTCCTGCAGATGGTAATCGCCGCCCTCGCCGGCAGTGCCGTGGGGTTCTGGCATGACGGCACACCGCTGTCCATGGCGGCGGTAAGCTGCGTGGCGGGCTGCTCGGCCCTGCTGCTGTATCTGGGCGTCGTACAGCCGGTGCGCCGAGCGCAGCAGCGCCGCGCCGCGAACCAGCCCCCGGCTGGCCAGGTCGTGAAAAGCTGCTGA
- a CDS encoding LysR family transcriptional regulator: protein MSTQDHLNLDGRALKLLLTVLEEQSVSRAAERLGVSQSAVSHTLDKLRGLLGDPLFVKAGRGIRPTPHAQALGARIRPLLDGLQALTVAPAFDPSSTRAHFTIAANDMQRDLLLPQLFRRMRREAPGAELSIIPSGIPNADMLRGGDCDLMITPFPPDDGDIRQKRLLDEHHICYYDAEMREAPRSTQEYLAAHHLSLLFPDGERSNVDRILESRGLHRRIALTVSNFSGVAPFLKGTDLIATLPSLLRFSTLQHLQWAPVPVELPRIHLYMIWHERSHIDPAQRWLRQRLEDIAQQLLATLPPDY, encoded by the coding sequence ATGAGCACTCAGGACCACCTCAATCTGGACGGACGCGCCCTCAAGCTGCTGCTCACCGTGCTGGAGGAGCAGTCGGTTTCCCGGGCGGCGGAGCGGCTGGGGGTGAGCCAATCCGCGGTCAGCCATACCCTGGACAAGCTGCGCGGGCTGCTGGGGGATCCGCTGTTCGTGAAAGCCGGCCGAGGCATACGCCCCACCCCCCACGCCCAGGCCTTGGGCGCGCGTATACGACCGCTGCTGGACGGCCTGCAGGCGCTCACCGTGGCGCCGGCGTTCGACCCGTCCAGCACCCGGGCCCACTTCACCATCGCCGCCAACGATATGCAGCGGGATCTGCTGCTGCCGCAGCTGTTCCGGCGCATGCGCCGGGAAGCACCGGGGGCGGAGCTGAGCATCATTCCCTCGGGGATTCCCAACGCGGACATGCTGCGTGGCGGGGATTGCGATCTGATGATCACCCCCTTTCCACCGGACGATGGCGACATTCGCCAGAAGCGTCTGCTGGACGAGCACCACATCTGTTACTACGACGCCGAGATGCGCGAGGCGCCCCGCAGTACCCAGGAATACCTGGCGGCCCATCATCTCAGTCTGCTGTTCCCCGACGGCGAGCGCTCCAATGTGGATCGCATTCTGGAGAGCCGTGGCCTGCACCGGCGCATCGCGCTGACGGTATCCAACTTCTCGGGGGTGGCGCCTTTCCTCAAGGGCACGGACCTGATCGCCACCTTGCCCAGTCTGCTGCGCTTCTCCACCCTGCAACACCTGCAGTGGGCGCCCGTGCCCGTGGAATTGCCGCGCATCCATCTGTACATGATCTGGCACGAGCGCAGCCACATCGACCCCGCCCAGCGCTGGCTGCGGCAACGCCTGGAAGACATCGCGCAGCAATTGCTGGCCACGTTACCGCCGGATTACTGA
- a CDS encoding replication-associated recombination protein A codes for MDLFSSSAQADNEPLAYRLRPRSLDDYIGQEALVGPGKPLRRMVESGSVRSMILWGPPGVGKTTLAEILAEAGGARLVRLSAVMAGVKDLREAVEQARGALARQERTILFLDEIHRLNKSQQDALLPHVESGLLTLIGATTENPSFEVNSALLSRARVYVLKKLAEDDLLRVLRRALSDERRGLGERRIQAEEAVLKILARAAGGDARRALGLLETAADFTQADAGGERLDEDSVREVIGHQAARFDKSGDAYYDLLSAIHKSVRSSRPDAALLYMARFIEGGGDPLDVVRRLTAIASEDVGNADPRALPLVISAWDAFLRLGDYEGGRAIAHAAVHLAVAPKSNAVEKAWKGAQRFVKENPDFEVPVYLRNAPTKLMKSLGHGEGYRYAHNEPNAYPAGQRHNCWPEEVPEQAFYQPTEYGQERRYKELLAWRRSLDEGADS; via the coding sequence ATGGATCTGTTCAGCAGCAGCGCTCAGGCGGACAACGAGCCGCTGGCCTACCGACTGCGCCCCCGCAGTCTGGACGACTACATCGGCCAGGAGGCCCTGGTGGGGCCGGGCAAGCCGCTGCGACGCATGGTGGAATCCGGCAGCGTGCGTTCCATGATCCTCTGGGGGCCGCCAGGGGTGGGCAAGACCACGCTGGCGGAGATTCTCGCCGAGGCGGGCGGCGCCCGGCTGGTGCGCCTTTCCGCGGTGATGGCGGGGGTCAAGGATTTGCGCGAGGCGGTGGAACAGGCCCGCGGGGCGCTGGCTCGCCAGGAGCGCACCATTCTGTTCCTGGACGAGATCCATCGGCTCAACAAGAGCCAGCAGGATGCGTTGCTGCCCCATGTGGAGTCCGGATTGCTGACGCTGATCGGTGCCACCACCGAGAACCCCTCCTTCGAGGTCAACTCCGCGCTGCTCTCCCGGGCGCGGGTCTATGTGCTGAAGAAACTGGCTGAGGATGACCTGCTGCGCGTGCTGCGCCGGGCGCTGAGTGATGAGCGTCGGGGCCTGGGTGAGCGCCGTATCCAGGCCGAGGAGGCGGTGTTGAAGATCCTCGCCCGGGCCGCCGGGGGCGATGCCCGCCGGGCGCTGGGCTTGCTGGAAACCGCCGCCGACTTCACCCAGGCGGATGCCGGCGGCGAGCGCCTGGACGAGGACTCGGTACGGGAAGTGATCGGGCATCAGGCGGCGCGCTTCGACAAATCCGGCGATGCCTACTACGACCTGCTCTCCGCCATCCACAAATCCGTGCGCTCCTCCCGCCCGGATGCCGCGCTGTTGTATATGGCCCGCTTCATCGAAGGGGGCGGAGACCCGCTGGATGTGGTGCGCCGGCTCACGGCCATTGCCTCCGAAGACGTGGGCAATGCCGACCCGCGGGCGCTGCCCCTGGTGATCAGCGCCTGGGATGCCTTCCTGCGCCTGGGCGACTACGAGGGAGGCCGGGCCATTGCCCACGCCGCCGTGCATCTGGCGGTGGCGCCGAAGAGCAACGCGGTGGAGAAGGCCTGGAAGGGCGCCCAGCGTTTCGTCAAGGAGAACCCGGATTTCGAGGTGCCGGTGTACCTGCGCAACGCGCCCACCAAGCTCATGAAATCCCTGGGTCATGGCGAGGGTTATCGGTACGCCCACAATGAGCCCAATGCCTACCCGGCGGGGCAGCGCCATAACTGCTGGCCGGAAGAGGTTCCCGAGCAGGCGTTCTACCAGCCCACCGAATACGGTCAGGAGCGTCGTTACAAGGAACTGTTGGCTTGGCGCCGTTCGCTGGATGAGGGCGCCGATTCTTAG